CAGTATGTCCCTTGCAATTATTGATATACATAAAGTACCCGTAtactcaataaatataaatatgcaaaatttatttttaaaattcatgctttatatttttaatattttaatttttttttttcaaaaaaaatcagTCTTACAAATAACCCACATCTAAAGTAAAAAAGATAAATTCGCTTCATAGTGTGTATCCCTTCTATTTGTTTGGACTAAAACATTAGCAGGAGCACATATAAAAGAATCTGTAATCCGTTATTCTAGAGTATAATTATCCGCAGGAAGAACCGAAAAAGCAGACCGTAACACGTCTATCCTAATTACCAAACAACATCCAGTAACTCGAAAACACAACACACCACCTGCGACGCTAATGCCTAAAACAGAGGAAAGCAACACCAAAGAGAAGGGCGCACGCAACACCACGTACATTAACACCATTCTTAAAGCCGGAGTTTCCCGGCGCCTGCGATCCCCCTGCAATAGTAACCGGCGGGGTCTGACTGAAGTCCGGACCCGGAGGTGTCACGTAGGGAGGCGGTGGTGGCTGGTTAAGGCTGGGAGGCAAGCCAAGGCCGTGGTTGACTTGGATCTCGAAGGCCAGACCACTCTGGCACTGAGCGCCGTCCTCAGCATCGGAGAAGAAATAGTTTGGACCTTTGATAGTCAACGGCACAGGTATGGTCAACGCTTCACCAAATGCCGTGCTGCCACCGCCGTACTGGATCGTGTCATTATTCAACGCATCGTCCGTTGTGCAGCTCCTAAATGTGCTCTCGTTGTAGGTCTGGATCACCGTCTGATTCGAGTTCGTGTTGAAAACTGCACAGATCCAATAAAGGCAAAAATGTATGACTGCAATAGAGAAGTAtgattacaattttttttcccCTACAGAAATGAAGCTTACTTAGGAAGTCTCCTAGATTGAAGGTCTGAGTAGCGGCCCAAGAGGAATAATTAGCAGCGGAGGTGTTGGTGGTGGAATTGAAGAACCAGCCGGCGCTGCCGCCGACAGTATGATTGGCATAACCGGTTGGAGTGGTCTGCGATGCGGCTGCAGTAAGCATGACCGCAATTACTGTTAGACGCAAAAATGCACCCAGTTCCATGGCTATACGGCGCGGTTTGATGTGAAGAGTGCTTGGGAGCTCAAGTGGGTTTGGAACCGGAGGCTATTTATGGACACGATTACTGTACTAACTACTAAGTCAAAGCATAGGTTAAGGGAATGCGGAATGGTGATGTGGAAGGAAAGTAGTGCGA
The Manihot esculenta cultivar AM560-2 chromosome 1, M.esculenta_v8, whole genome shotgun sequence genome window above contains:
- the LOC110621724 gene encoding cucumber peeling cupredoxin, coding for MELGAFLRLTVIAVMLTAAASQTTPTGYANHTVGGSAGWFFNSTTNTSAANYSSWAATQTFNLGDFLIFNTNSNQTVIQTYNESTFRSCTTDDALNNDTIQYGGGSTAFGEALTIPVPLTIKGPNYFFSDAEDGAQCQSGLAFEIQVNHGLGLPPSLNQPPPPPYVTPPGPDFSQTPPVTIAGGSQAPGNSGFKNGVNVRGVACALLFGVAFLCFRH